A stretch of DNA from Streptomyces rubradiris:
CAGGGCTGGGCCGTCGGCCAGGCGGCGGGCCAGGGCGGCGGCCGACTCGTCCGCCCGGCCCTCCTCGGCCAGCTCGCTGATCAGGCCGATGCGCTCGGCCTCGGGGGCCCGGACCGGGTCGCCGAGCATGAGCAGGCGGGTGGCGTGGCCGAGGCCGACGACCCGGGGCAGCAGATAGGCCGCGCCCATGTCGCCGCCGGACAGGCCGACCCGGGTGAAGAGGAACGCGAACCGGGCCGAGGGGTCGGCGACCCGGAAGTCCGCCGCGAGGGCGAGGACCGCGCCGGCGCCGGCCGCCACGCCGTGCACCGCGGCGATCACCGGGAACGGGCACTCCCGGACCGCCCGCACGACCTGCCCGGTCATCCGGTTGAAGTCGAGCAGCCGGGCGGTGTCCATGGCGAGGGTGGCGCCGATGATCTCGTCCACGTCGCCGCCGGAGCAGAAGCCGCGGCCCTCGCCGGCCAGCACCAGGGCCCGTACCGCGCGCTCCCGGGACAGCTCGGCGAGCAGGTCGCGCAGGTCGGCGTAGGCGCCGAAGGTGAGGGCGTTGAGCTTCTCGGGGCGGGCGAGGGTGACGGTGGCGACCTGGTCGGCGATCCGCACCCGCAGATGCTCCCAGTCGCCGGTGCGGGCGGCCGAGCCGGTGAAGGGACTCATGACGTGCGGCCTCCTTGGGGGACGGTGCCGTACGGTGCGCTCCCCCATGAAGTTATCACCGGTTTGTGACCATCGTCACGATGGCGCGACAGAAACGGGGCGGTCGACCGGCCCGGCGACGGCCGTGCCCCGCCGGGCCCGTACCATGCCTGGAGTCGGACAGCAGGACAGCCTGCTCCATGAAGGACTCGCCGTGCACGAACCCCCCGCCGAATCGGCCTCCTGGCGCATCGCGCTGCCGCACACCGCGGCGGCGGTGCCCGTGGCGCGCGCCCTGGTGCGCACGGCCCTCACCGAGGTCGACCACGTGACCGACTGCGACACGGCCGAGCTGCTGACCGCCGAGCTGGTGGCCAACGCGGTGGAGCACACCGCCGGGCGCGGCCCGATAGAGCTGGTGGTGGAGTTGCGGCCGACCGGCTGCCAGGTCGAGGTGCACGACCCGGACCCGGCGCCGCCCGGCCGGCTGACCGCGCCGGTGCTCGAGGAGCCCGACGTGTGGCAGGAGGACGGGCGCGGGCTGCTGCTGATCCGGGCCCTGAGCTCCTCCTGCGGTCACCGCCCCACCCCCTCGGGCAAGGCGGTGTGGTTCAGACTGCCTGTGGTTCCCGCTCGGCCCCGGCCGGCGTGACCTCACCGGCCGGGACGGCGCCGGCCAGCGTGGAGTGCCGGCGGCCGTAGAGTCCGTAGACCGCGAGGCCCGCCGCGAGGAACACGGCGAACTGGAGCCAGGTGCGCCAGCCGGTCTCCCACATCAGGTACAGGCAGAAGCCGATGCCGAGCAGCGGGGCCACCGGGTACAGCGGGACCCGGAAACTGCGGTCGAGGCCCGGTTCGCGGCGGCGCAGGGCCAGCACCGTGACGTTGACGACGGCCATGATGGC
This window harbors:
- a CDS encoding enoyl-CoA hydratase family protein — translated: MSPFTGSAARTGDWEHLRVRIADQVATVTLARPEKLNALTFGAYADLRDLLAELSRERAVRALVLAGEGRGFCSGGDVDEIIGATLAMDTARLLDFNRMTGQVVRAVRECPFPVIAAVHGVAAGAGAVLALAADFRVADPSARFAFLFTRVGLSGGDMGAAYLLPRVVGLGHATRLLMLGDPVRAPEAERIGLISELAEEGRADESAAALARRLADGPALAHAQTKALLTAELDMPLAASVELDAATQSLLMTGEDYAEFHAAFTAKRAPKWRGR
- a CDS encoding ATP-binding protein; this translates as MPGVGQQDSLLHEGLAVHEPPAESASWRIALPHTAAAVPVARALVRTALTEVDHVTDCDTAELLTAELVANAVEHTAGRGPIELVVELRPTGCQVEVHDPDPAPPGRLTAPVLEEPDVWQEDGRGLLLIRALSSSCGHRPTPSGKAVWFRLPVVPARPRPA